From one Bacteroidales bacterium genomic stretch:
- a CDS encoding T9SS type A sorting domain-containing protein, whose translation MKKILLIGHFLMQFITLSFSQIAQPVGSLIYTDTLDFRPLCNWIKINNPESNTWEIGQPNKGVFNSTHSGKLGIITDSTSMYKNNLNDYFSITIPYSDNQFGEGTLSFYHKYQTDTLIDGGIIEVSYNNGIDWKNIRDDKNHVMTNFIGLYNDTIKGGKYGFSGNSKGWQYAEFHWVWIMRTKGSTPENYDKSILRFRFISDNVNTNKEGWLIDDIVFRGYDISGKVSEFKDNQIKVFPNPTTGKIFFNYPDKYNLNIKIDIIDINGRIILSKSPINNQIDITNNKPGTYMYKIYFLNKIVSIGKLVKI comes from the coding sequence ATGAAAAAAATACTATTAATCGGACACTTTTTGATGCAATTCATAACATTATCATTTAGTCAAATTGCACAACCTGTAGGTAGTTTAATATATACTGATACGCTCGACTTTAGACCTTTATGCAATTGGATAAAAATTAATAATCCCGAATCGAATACATGGGAAATTGGTCAACCCAACAAAGGAGTTTTTAATTCTACCCATTCTGGCAAATTAGGAATTATTACAGATTCCACTAGTATGTATAAAAACAATTTGAATGACTACTTTTCAATTACCATACCCTATTCCGATAATCAATTTGGAGAAGGAACCCTCTCTTTCTATCATAAATATCAAACAGATACACTCATTGATGGAGGAATTATTGAGGTTTCCTACAACAATGGCATTGATTGGAAGAATATCCGTGACGATAAAAATCATGTAATGACTAATTTTATTGGACTTTATAACGATACTATCAAAGGCGGTAAATATGGCTTTTCAGGAAACTCAAAAGGTTGGCAGTATGCTGAGTTTCATTGGGTATGGATAATGAGAACCAAAGGTTCTACTCCTGAGAACTATGATAAATCAATTTTACGATTTAGATTCATCAGCGATAATGTAAACACAAATAAAGAGGGTTGGTTAATTGATGACATTGTCTTTAGAGGTTATGATATTTCAGGAAAAGTAAGTGAGTTTAAAGATAACCAGATAAAAGTATTTCCGAACCCAACCACCGGAAAAATATTCTTCAATTATCCTGATAAATATAATTTGAATATAAAAATTGATATTATTGATATTAACGGGCGAATAATACTATCTAAATCTCCAATTAATAATCAAATTGATATCACAAACAATAAGCCAGGGACATATATGTATAAGATATACTTCCTGAACAAAATAGTCTCCATTGGAAAGTTGGTAAAAATATAA
- a CDS encoding DUF4468 domain-containing protein: MKNLIILLILVIGSRLYGQTDSIEKAIIYKKFLSKEITQGAFSEIGNDWIKAVKKVNKYPDLPLDQKGQVHYSFLNDYKGFSKEKLFDRTLEWLSINYGIFPAYLYSNIEEGKIILNNSFNITDTYSCNYTCIITIKSEKLLMEIFKIGYQVYHGAHYSGDTYVSESTSNFDINQVFPIILKKPSEWELNLNLLKTTNENIDSQIVSLDDYILNYDFNYNF; encoded by the coding sequence ATGAAAAATCTAATAATTCTGTTGATACTCGTAATTGGATCAAGGCTTTATGGACAAACAGATTCAATTGAAAAGGCCATAATTTATAAGAAATTTTTATCCAAAGAAATCACACAGGGAGCATTTTCGGAAATTGGTAATGACTGGATTAAAGCGGTAAAAAAAGTAAACAAATACCCTGATTTACCTTTGGACCAAAAAGGTCAAGTCCATTACTCATTTTTGAATGATTATAAAGGATTTAGCAAAGAAAAACTATTTGATAGAACACTTGAATGGCTCTCAATAAATTACGGAATATTTCCAGCATATTTGTATTCAAATATTGAAGAAGGGAAGATTATTCTTAATAATAGTTTTAATATAACTGATACTTATTCATGTAATTACACATGTATCATAACAATTAAAAGTGAGAAATTATTAATGGAAATTTTCAAAATTGGGTATCAAGTATATCACGGAGCTCATTATTCGGGTGATACATATGTGTCAGAATCTACTAGTAATTTTGATATTAATCAGGTATTCCCAATAATATTAAAAAAACCTTCAGAATGGGAGTTAAATTTGAATTTACTCAAAACCACCAATGAGAATATCGACTCTCAGATTGTTAGTCTCGATGATTATATTTTGAATTATGATTTTAACTACAATTTTTGA
- a CDS encoding DUF4269 domain-containing protein, with product MNIDFENIEYLKFGNAKQQLAYEVLTKYEVLSKLKQFDPILVGTIPININIENSDLDIICYCKDALEFKKIINDNFSSCKNFKIWEQNVLEHNAIVANFNLDNFEIEIFGQDIPTKQQNAYRHMVIEHKILIERGEIFRQKIIELKQQGYKTEPAFGVLLGLNENPYKELLNYKTN from the coding sequence ATGAATATTGATTTTGAAAATATCGAATACCTAAAATTTGGGAATGCAAAGCAACAACTTGCTTACGAGGTTTTAACAAAATATGAAGTTCTATCAAAATTAAAACAATTTGACCCAATTCTTGTTGGAACAATTCCAATTAATATCAATATTGAAAACAGCGATCTTGATATTATATGCTATTGCAAAGATGCACTGGAGTTTAAAAAGATAATTAATGATAACTTTAGCAGTTGTAAGAATTTTAAAATTTGGGAGCAGAACGTATTAGAGCATAATGCAATTGTTGCCAATTTTAATTTAGATAATTTTGAGATTGAAATTTTTGGACAAGATATTCCAACAAAACAGCAGAATGCTTATCGACACATGGTAATAGAACATAAAATACTGATTGAGCGTGGAGAGATATTCCGACAAAAAATAATTGAACTAAAACAACAGGGATATAAGACAGAACCCGCATTTGGAGTTTTACTTGGTTTGAATGAAAACCCTTATAAGGAACTTTTGAATTATAAAACGAATTAG
- a CDS encoding dihydrofolate reductase, whose translation MPAIRKLVLYIAMSLDGYIADANDDLSFLSMVEQEGQDYGYSDFVKTVDTIIIGRKTYEKLISMGYNYPHTDKDVYIITRIERSPSGAFKYYSGDLKELVLKLKGQQGKNIYCDGGAEIVNELLKNSLIDEFVISVIPIFLGGGIRLFKDGRPVQKLELLSTKQFNKGLVQLHYIIADN comes from the coding sequence ATGCCAGCAATTAGAAAATTAGTTTTATACATAGCTATGAGTTTGGATGGCTATATTGCCGATGCCAACGATGACCTGAGTTTTTTGTCGATGGTTGAGCAGGAGGGACAAGATTATGGCTATTCTGATTTCGTAAAGACCGTTGACACTATTATCATAGGGAGAAAAACTTATGAAAAGCTAATCTCTATGGGTTACAACTACCCACACACCGACAAGGATGTTTATATAATTACAAGAATAGAACGCTCCCCAAGTGGCGCTTTTAAATATTACTCAGGTGATCTAAAAGAACTTGTTCTTAAATTGAAAGGTCAACAAGGGAAAAATATTTATTGCGATGGTGGTGCAGAAATTGTAAACGAATTGCTTAAAAATAGTTTGATTGATGAATTCGTTATTTCTGTAATTCCTATTTTTCTTGGTGGAGGTATCAGGCTTTTTAAAGATGGGCGACCTGTGCAAAAATTAGAACTTTTATCAACAAAACAATTCAATAAAGGGCTGGTTCAGCTACATTACATAATCGCAGATAATTGA